One Candidatus Paceibacterota bacterium genomic window carries:
- a CDS encoding class II aldolase/adducin family protein, whose product MPTPITQDLLTLSREIGREDRGLAILGEGNTSARVGDDTFAVKASGTCLGTLKTEDVVECRLAALLPLLDKESLTDQQIEDALMAARVDQKAKKPSVEAVFHAWLLSLPGIKFVGHGHPTAALQILCSPRARDFAEHRMFPDEIVCCNIASVLVPYTDPGLKLAQAIRRQTEAFIKKHQRQPRVILMQNHGVITLGASWQSVLAAMLIAEKAAKVFAGAAAMGGPVFFTEQHVQRIAGRPDEAYRQRALKM is encoded by the coding sequence ATGCCAACTCCCATTACTCAGGACTTGCTAACCCTCTCCCGTGAAATTGGCCGCGAGGACCGCGGTCTGGCCATCCTCGGTGAGGGCAACACCTCCGCGCGGGTTGGCGACGACACTTTCGCCGTCAAAGCCAGCGGCACCTGCCTTGGCACCCTGAAAACGGAGGATGTCGTTGAGTGCCGCCTGGCGGCGCTGCTGCCGTTGTTGGACAAGGAGAGCCTCACCGACCAGCAGATTGAGGATGCCCTGATGGCGGCTCGCGTGGATCAGAAGGCAAAGAAGCCTTCCGTGGAAGCGGTGTTCCACGCCTGGCTGCTTTCGCTGCCCGGCATCAAGTTCGTCGGCCACGGCCATCCTACAGCGGCCTTGCAGATCCTTTGCTCGCCCCGCGCGCGGGATTTCGCGGAGCACCGGATGTTCCCGGACGAGATCGTCTGCTGCAACATCGCCTCGGTGCTCGTGCCTTACACTGATCCCGGCTTGAAGCTGGCCCAGGCCATTCGCCGCCAGACCGAAGCATTCATCAAGAAACACCAGCGCCAGCCGCGGGTCATCCTGATGCAGAACCACGGCGTCATCACCCTGGGCGCAAGCTGGCAATCGGTCCTCGCCGCTATGTTGATCGCCGAGAAGGCCGCCAAAGTCTTTGCGGGCGCGGCGGCGATGGGCGGCCCGGTCTTCTTTACCGAGCAGCATGTCCAGCGAATCGCCGGCCGGCCGGACGAAGCCTATCGGCAGCGCGCGTTGAAGATGTGA
- a CDS encoding SDR family oxidoreductase — protein MMAKHLDNKSAIVTGGAQGLGQAISQRLAREGCQVLIADVNETGADATAAAIAKETGQRVLGMKVDVTQEADVRALFDRAAQEFGRVDIVVANAAILIAEPIAEANAEKWRAVMNVNLFGYFLVTKHACRVMKGQGGGAIININSKSGKKGSAANSAYAASKFGSVGHTQSVALEMAPFNIRCNAICPGNLLDSPLWTHPDNGLFVQYLRAGKVPGAESVEDVRRAYVSQVPMRRGCSYDDVCNAVVFLASDQSSYITGVSLSVTGGQEMN, from the coding sequence ATGATGGCTAAGCACCTCGACAACAAGTCAGCTATTGTCACTGGCGGAGCCCAGGGGCTGGGCCAGGCTATCTCCCAACGGCTCGCCCGCGAAGGTTGCCAAGTGCTCATCGCTGATGTCAATGAAACCGGAGCCGATGCCACCGCTGCCGCCATTGCCAAAGAAACCGGCCAGCGCGTCCTCGGCATGAAAGTGGACGTGACGCAGGAAGCCGACGTGAGGGCGCTGTTTGACCGTGCCGCGCAGGAGTTTGGCCGGGTGGACATTGTCGTCGCCAACGCGGCGATCCTGATCGCCGAGCCGATCGCCGAGGCCAATGCTGAGAAGTGGCGGGCGGTCATGAATGTGAATCTCTTCGGCTATTTCCTCGTCACCAAGCATGCCTGCCGCGTCATGAAAGGGCAGGGGGGCGGGGCTATCATCAACATCAACTCCAAGTCCGGCAAGAAGGGCAGCGCGGCCAACTCCGCCTACGCGGCAAGTAAGTTTGGCAGCGTCGGCCACACCCAGAGCGTCGCACTGGAAATGGCGCCCTTCAACATCCGTTGCAATGCCATTTGCCCCGGCAACCTGCTGGACTCACCACTGTGGACCCATCCGGATAACGGCCTGTTCGTTCAGTACCTGCGTGCTGGCAAGGTTCCCGGTGCCGAGAGCGTGGAGGACGTCCGTCGTGCCTATGTCAGCCAGGTGCCAATGAGGCGCGGCTGCAGCTACGATGATGTCTGCAACGCAGTCGTGTTCCTCGCGTCCGACCAATCCTCCTATATCACCGGCGTCTCCCTGAGCGTGACGGGGGGCCAGGAGATGAACTAA